In the Candidatus Eremiobacterota bacterium genome, one interval contains:
- a CDS encoding trypsin-like peptidase domain-containing protein, producing MKISKQNVFTGTQCFIAVLIFIMWNTITSVECAVSGYELQAVEAIKRVKKSVVGVSVRYSESSEIRCGTGLIISENGYIITTAHLIPGAERIQVNVSDKEELTASLIGAECHSGIAVVKIERGDLPVPVWENSGRLRTDEIFFALGHPLKFGFTVRSFCGIRPGHEAIATGKYNWDRSSGDTVINRKGEVVGLFVVSDRKKPDLSQPVSCELFVPIDKALKISKFLIDNRTKADFEPLTGISAISVTKEMSDLCNTPIKYGVLVNNVAKDGCCARAGIYPGNIISEVNDTKISSMKDFEAVLRDQPLRQDMKFTVWHGLRKKEIAVKGENSDK from the coding sequence ATGAAGATTTCAAAGCAGAATGTCTTTACCGGTACTCAATGTTTCATTGCCGTCCTTATTTTCATTATGTGGAATACCATTACAAGTGTTGAATGTGCTGTATCTGGTTATGAGCTTCAAGCTGTTGAAGCGATCAAAAGAGTGAAAAAAAGTGTGGTCGGCGTTTCTGTGAGATATTCTGAAAGTTCTGAAATACGTTGTGGGACCGGACTTATAATTTCTGAGAACGGCTATATTATCACCACTGCCCATCTCATCCCGGGGGCAGAAAGGATTCAGGTCAATGTGTCTGACAAGGAAGAGCTCACCGCAAGCCTCATCGGTGCAGAATGCCACAGTGGTATTGCAGTAGTGAAAATAGAAAGAGGCGATTTGCCTGTTCCTGTTTGGGAAAATTCAGGCAGATTGAGGACTGACGAGATTTTCTTTGCTTTAGGGCACCCTTTAAAATTTGGATTTACAGTCAGATCATTTTGTGGTATTCGACCAGGGCATGAGGCAATAGCAACAGGAAAATATAATTGGGACCGGTCTTCCGGTGATACAGTGATAAACAGGAAGGGAGAAGTTGTCGGACTTTTCGTGGTTTCAGACAGGAAGAAGCCGGATCTTTCCCAACCTGTATCGTGCGAATTATTTGTCCCTATTGATAAAGCACTGAAAATTTCAAAATTCTTGATTGACAACCGTACAAAGGCAGATTTTGAGCCATTGACGGGGATTTCTGCGATAAGTGTCACAAAGGAAATGTCCGATTTGTGTAATACGCCCATAAAGTATGGCGTTCTGGTGAATAACGTAGCCAAAGATGGATGCTGTGCGAGGGCAGGAATATATCCGGGAAATATAATCAGTGAGGTTAATGATACAAAGATTTCTTCGATGAAAGATTTTGAGGCTGTCTTGAGGGATCAGCCTTTGAGACAGGATATGAAATTCACAGTCTGGCATGGGTTGAGAAAGAAAGAGATAGCGGTAAAGGGGGAAAATTCTGACAAATAA